One Sporomusaceae bacterium ACPt DNA window includes the following coding sequences:
- the abgB gene encoding p-aminobenzoyl-glutamate hydrolase subunit B — protein sequence MDKTALKEEVMAAVDTMAPELREISLFLHKNPELGGHEYQAARLLTTAAKRYGFTVQTNISGYTTSFIARKGSHGPKVAFLAEYDALPELGHACGHNLIAAMSWGAAAAFATVAGNRAVSYLIGCPAEETSGAKVAMAADGVFDGLTAVLIVHPADGNYLGGTSYASHPLQVTFHGQPAHVASKTNKGVNALDALVMFYQGIKMLRQTFTRETILAGIITKGGTAPNIVPDNAQAKFTVRALSSRYLEDTVVPAVRRLAEGVALATGTTVETVHYEPLFKELINNPRLMELFKNNMARLGETVTVLEPEDADGSTDVGNVSHAAPTLHPDIGIGCNLIAHTPEFAIATGSDYAQERLLVGAKAMAMTAIDLLD from the coding sequence ATGGATAAAACGGCATTAAAAGAAGAAGTTATGGCTGCAGTGGATACAATGGCCCCTGAACTCAGGGAAATCAGTCTGTTTTTACACAAAAATCCTGAACTGGGAGGTCATGAGTACCAAGCGGCCCGGCTTTTGACGACAGCGGCCAAGCGCTACGGGTTTACTGTGCAGACGAATATCAGCGGCTATACAACATCCTTCATTGCCAGGAAAGGAAGCCATGGCCCGAAAGTTGCGTTTTTAGCCGAATATGACGCATTACCCGAACTGGGCCACGCTTGCGGCCATAACCTGATTGCCGCAATGAGTTGGGGAGCGGCAGCGGCATTTGCAACTGTAGCCGGTAACCGGGCTGTTTCTTATTTGATTGGCTGCCCGGCGGAGGAGACAAGCGGCGCTAAGGTAGCCATGGCCGCCGACGGTGTTTTTGACGGCTTAACGGCGGTCCTGATTGTTCATCCTGCAGACGGTAATTACCTGGGGGGAACTTCCTATGCTTCCCATCCGTTACAAGTAACTTTTCACGGGCAGCCGGCCCATGTAGCCAGTAAAACAAACAAAGGCGTCAACGCTTTAGACGCCCTTGTCATGTTTTATCAGGGAATTAAAATGCTGCGTCAGACCTTTACCCGGGAGACCATTCTGGCGGGAATTATCACCAAAGGCGGGACAGCGCCCAACATCGTCCCCGATAACGCCCAAGCCAAATTTACCGTACGGGCACTGTCATCCCGCTATTTGGAAGACACCGTAGTTCCGGCCGTACGGCGGCTGGCGGAAGGGGTGGCTTTAGCTACCGGCACAACAGTAGAAACAGTGCACTATGAACCGTTATTTAAAGAATTAATCAATAACCCACGGCTTATGGAATTGTTCAAAAATAATATGGCCCGCTTAGGTGAAACCGTAACTGTCCTCGAACCGGAAGACGCAGACGGGTCTACCGATGTCGGCAATGTCAGCCACGCCGCCCCTACCCTCCATCCTGACATTGGCATCGGCTGCAATCTGATAGCACACACACCCGAGTTTGCCATAGCAACAGGATCAGATTATGCGCAAGAACGGCTGCTGGTGGGAGCCAAGGCTATGGCAATGACCGCTATTGATCTGCTCGATTAG
- a CDS encoding Aminopeptidase T, with protein sequence MLDERVKTLAKNLINYSVRLQPGEKVLIEVIDGGHDLAKALVAEAYRAGGTPFVTVKSNALQRALLLDCDKEQLELIAGWEAHRMQDMDAYIAVRAYENVSELSDLPPDKSRMYQQLWWKPVHTDIRIAKTKWCVLRYPGPSMAQMAGMSTEAFTDFYFKVSNLDYARMAEAEEPLVKLVDKTERVRITGPGTDLAFSIKGIPVMKSCGLRNIPDGEVFTAPVKDSVNGVITYNCPTISQGTAFDNIRLRFEKGKIIEATANHTGKLNQILDTDEGARYIGEFALGLNPHIHHPMRDILFDEKICGSFHLTPGNAYATAFNGNRSAIHWDLVCIQTPAYGGGEIWFDDRLVRKNGKFVLPELAGLNPENWV encoded by the coding sequence ATGTTGGATGAAAGAGTAAAGACACTGGCTAAGAACCTTATTAACTATTCGGTACGCCTACAGCCAGGAGAAAAAGTACTGATTGAAGTTATAGACGGCGGGCACGATCTTGCTAAAGCGCTGGTGGCCGAGGCATACCGGGCAGGCGGTACACCGTTCGTTACAGTTAAGAGCAATGCCTTGCAGCGGGCGCTGCTATTGGACTGTGATAAAGAACAATTAGAGTTGATAGCCGGTTGGGAAGCTCACCGCATGCAAGACATGGACGCTTATATTGCTGTCCGGGCTTACGAAAATGTCAGCGAACTGTCTGACTTGCCGCCTGACAAATCCCGGATGTACCAACAGCTGTGGTGGAAGCCTGTGCATACCGATATTCGTATCGCCAAAACCAAATGGTGCGTATTACGTTATCCCGGACCGTCTATGGCCCAGATGGCCGGCATGAGTACCGAAGCATTTACCGACTTTTATTTTAAAGTCAGCAATCTGGACTACGCCAGGATGGCTGAGGCTGAAGAGCCGCTGGTGAAACTGGTGGATAAGACCGAGCGGGTACGTATCACCGGTCCGGGGACCGATCTGGCTTTTTCCATCAAAGGTATTCCGGTGATGAAATCCTGCGGCCTGCGGAACATTCCGGACGGCGAAGTATTTACCGCACCGGTTAAAGATTCGGTAAATGGTGTGATAACCTATAATTGTCCGACTATTTCCCAGGGTACGGCTTTTGATAATATCCGGTTACGGTTTGAGAAGGGAAAAATTATCGAAGCTACCGCCAACCATACCGGGAAGTTGAATCAAATTCTTGATACTGACGAGGGGGCCCGCTATATCGGCGAGTTTGCCCTAGGCTTGAACCCTCATATCCATCATCCCATGCGGGACATCTTATTTGATGAAAAAATTTGCGGCAGTTTCCATCTCACTCCTGGTAACGCATATGCCACAGCGTTTAATGGCAACCGGTCGGCCATTCACTGGGACCTGGTCTGTATTCAGACACCGGCATATGGCGGTGGAGAAATCTGGTTTGACGACAGGTTGGTTCGCAAAAACGGCAAATTCGTTTTGCCGGAATTGGCGGGACTCAACCCGGAAAACTGGGTATAG
- the norR_12 gene encoding Anaerobic nitric oxide reductase transcription regulator NorR yields MERNTITFITLHDHTLRAIIDQCYELGMLEEFNIEGRTIAQLPYLPITGSSLVVASGDVIIPAIKPYLPKDSKIITAQRTINYTNIRNVLEIPRGMKVLLVNDGKERALETIALLQDAGIDLDFYPYYPGETSYPQEVTIAVTPGETKLVPPTITKVIDIGSRVIDLATWIEIYAHFKYGILDLRKFTSRYVRSVFYITKELSNEIQKANLLRNHLEAIVDRIEDGVLAIDEEDTIRITNHKALEILHLQGRNIIDQKAANCIHTHFYQIICQLPYEREEVMNWESQTFFFRKTHIMIEGRNFGYLILFRRASEINKLEHDYRRKLTSKGLFAKYTFNDLTGKSHPFKKLTNISRKMAKSNTTILLLGETGTGKELLAQAIHNASPRKWEPFVGVNFAAISESLLESELFGYEEGAFTGAKKGGHIGLFEQAHKGTIFLDEIGDASAGIQNRLLRVLQEREIMKVGGNRIIPIDIRVIAATNRNLVEMVREGLFRADLYYRLNVLPIHIPSLRERKEDIPLLVQEFINKICNDLKRPVFQFSKEAMADMLDYGWPGNIRELENVIQYLAHIVEDVVLPEHLLFKRGEKSYQEVAAAASQELEALHQSYVRKGFIQEVKTILLTIQQARYAVGRNYVISQMKAAGWNITEQQLRYRMQLLKQDQLLEVGRGRQGSAVTKKGVEFLKYIQ; encoded by the coding sequence ATGGAAAGAAATACAATTACCTTTATTACGCTGCATGATCATACTCTCCGGGCTATTATTGATCAATGTTATGAGCTTGGTATGTTGGAGGAGTTTAACATTGAAGGACGTACCATTGCGCAGTTGCCCTATCTTCCGATTACCGGCAGTTCTTTGGTTGTAGCGTCCGGCGATGTTATTATACCGGCCATTAAACCGTACCTTCCCAAAGATTCCAAAATAATTACGGCCCAGCGAACCATCAACTATACCAATATTCGTAACGTGCTCGAAATCCCCCGCGGGATGAAAGTATTGCTTGTTAATGATGGTAAGGAGCGGGCCCTGGAGACCATCGCTCTTTTACAAGATGCCGGGATTGACCTGGATTTTTACCCCTATTATCCCGGTGAGACATCTTACCCCCAGGAAGTTACCATTGCGGTTACTCCCGGTGAAACTAAACTTGTGCCGCCTACCATTACTAAAGTGATCGATATCGGCTCCCGGGTTATTGATCTGGCAACATGGATTGAAATTTACGCCCATTTTAAATATGGAATTCTTGACTTGCGCAAATTCACATCGCGTTACGTCCGTTCTGTTTTTTATATTACGAAAGAGCTTAGTAATGAAATTCAGAAGGCCAATCTTCTCCGCAACCATTTGGAGGCTATTGTTGACCGGATCGAAGACGGAGTGCTGGCTATTGACGAAGAAGATACCATTCGGATTACCAATCATAAAGCATTAGAAATTCTGCATCTGCAAGGCCGGAATATCATAGATCAAAAAGCGGCAAATTGCATTCATACCCATTTTTATCAGATTATTTGTCAATTGCCTTATGAACGAGAAGAGGTTATGAACTGGGAAAGCCAGACTTTCTTCTTTCGCAAGACTCATATAATGATCGAGGGCAGAAACTTTGGCTATTTGATTCTTTTTCGCCGGGCGTCGGAAATAAACAAATTGGAGCATGATTATCGCCGGAAGCTGACAAGCAAGGGGCTTTTTGCCAAATATACCTTCAATGATCTTACCGGGAAAAGCCATCCTTTTAAAAAATTAACGAACATTTCCCGAAAAATGGCCAAAAGTAATACAACCATCTTACTGTTGGGCGAAACCGGAACAGGAAAAGAATTGCTGGCCCAGGCCATCCATAATGCTTCACCGCGTAAATGGGAGCCCTTTGTCGGGGTTAATTTTGCGGCCATATCTGAATCGTTACTGGAGAGTGAATTGTTTGGTTATGAAGAAGGAGCATTTACCGGTGCGAAAAAAGGCGGTCATATCGGCTTGTTTGAGCAGGCTCATAAAGGGACGATTTTCCTGGATGAAATCGGGGATGCTTCCGCCGGGATCCAAAACAGATTATTGAGAGTACTGCAAGAGCGGGAGATCATGAAAGTAGGCGGCAATCGCATCATTCCCATTGATATTCGTGTAATTGCCGCTACCAACCGCAATTTAGTGGAAATGGTCCGGGAAGGATTATTCCGGGCAGATCTATATTACCGGTTGAATGTTCTTCCGATCCATATACCTTCGTTACGGGAGCGAAAAGAAGACATTCCCTTACTGGTCCAAGAATTCATAAATAAAATTTGTAATGACCTTAAACGCCCGGTTTTTCAGTTTTCGAAAGAAGCCATGGCGGACATGCTGGACTATGGCTGGCCCGGAAATATCAGAGAGTTGGAAAATGTCATACAGTATTTGGCTCATATTGTCGAAGATGTTGTACTGCCTGAGCACTTATTATTTAAGCGGGGAGAAAAGTCTTATCAGGAAGTTGCCGCCGCTGCCAGCCAGGAACTTGAAGCCCTGCATCAATCCTATGTGCGCAAAGGGTTCATTCAAGAGGTTAAGACCATTCTGCTGACGATCCAGCAAGCCCGGTATGCTGTTGGAAGAAATTATGTGATTAGTCAAATGAAGGCGGCGGGCTGGAATATAACCGAGCAGCAACTCAGATATCGCATGCAGCTCTTGAAGCAAGATCAATTGCTCGAAGTCGGACGCGGCAGACAAGGCAGTGCGGTAACAAAAAAGGGTGTGGAATTTTTAAAATATATTCAATAA
- the oppF_2 gene encoding Oligopeptide transport ATP-binding protein OppF, whose product MTQDTLLEVKNLKKYFEIRGGLLKRVTGYVKAVDDVSFTVNQGETLGIVGESGCGKSTTGRTILRLLEPTAGQVVFDGVDLAKLNREDMRRKRKDIQMVFQDPYASLNPRMTVADIIGEALTAHGVTDKQEISRRVNETLELCGLTAEQGRRYSHEFSGGQRQRVGIARSLILRPKLIIADEPVSALDVSIQAQIINLLQDLQEQLGLTYLFISHDLSVVRHISNRVGVMYLGRLVEIGSAAELYEKPRHPYTQALLSAIPLADPLTKRERIILQGDVPSPANPPPGCAFAPRCPKVMDVCKTVRPEMIQVTDNYQVACHRYQN is encoded by the coding sequence GTGACGCAAGACACATTGTTGGAAGTTAAAAACCTGAAAAAGTATTTTGAAATTCGCGGTGGTCTGTTAAAAAGGGTTACAGGCTATGTAAAAGCAGTTGATGATGTTTCTTTTACCGTCAACCAGGGAGAAACCCTAGGGATTGTCGGTGAATCCGGCTGTGGCAAATCTACGACCGGCAGGACTATTTTACGGCTATTGGAACCAACCGCGGGCCAGGTGGTTTTTGATGGTGTTGATCTGGCAAAATTGAACCGGGAGGACATGCGCCGCAAACGGAAAGATATTCAAATGGTGTTCCAGGACCCTTACGCTTCTTTAAATCCCCGGATGACGGTGGCCGATATTATTGGCGAAGCCTTAACGGCCCATGGTGTGACCGACAAGCAGGAGATCAGCCGCAGGGTGAATGAAACGCTTGAACTGTGCGGGCTAACGGCTGAGCAAGGGCGTCGGTATTCGCACGAGTTTTCCGGCGGGCAGCGGCAGCGGGTCGGTATTGCCCGTTCGCTCATCCTGAGGCCAAAACTTATTATTGCCGACGAACCGGTCTCGGCCCTGGACGTATCCATTCAAGCGCAAATCATCAACTTGCTGCAGGACTTACAAGAGCAGCTTGGGCTGACATATCTATTCATATCCCACGACCTGTCTGTTGTCCGCCACATTAGCAACCGGGTCGGTGTTATGTACTTGGGCAGGCTGGTGGAGATTGGTTCTGCCGCAGAGTTGTACGAGAAGCCGCGGCACCCGTATACGCAGGCGCTGCTGTCGGCTATACCGCTCGCTGATCCGCTCACCAAACGGGAACGGATCATTTTGCAGGGAGATGTGCCGTCGCCGGCCAATCCGCCTCCAGGGTGCGCATTTGCCCCCCGTTGCCCGAAAGTCATGGACGTGTGTAAGACAGTCAGGCCGGAAATGATCCAAGTGACCGATAACTATCAGGTGGCTTGCCATCGTTATCAAAACTAA
- the oppD_2 gene encoding Oligopeptide transport ATP-binding protein OppD produces the protein MTTKKLLEVHDLKIAFRGQDTTVTAVTGVSFHVNEGETLGIVGESGCGKSVTSLSVMRLLPETTARIDGRIEFDGQDLLKLPEADIQDIRGNRISMIFQEPMTSLNPVYTIGKQIDEAILLHRKMSGKEARALTLEMLKKVGIPRAEDIAKEYPYQLSGGMRQRVMIAMALACHPRLLIADEPTTALDVTIQAQILDLMRHLRRDTGASIILITHDLGVVAEMCERVLVMYAGQIVEEADVVSLFTQPKHPYTRGLMQSIPQLNKKVSRLIPIPGQVPPLSNMPPGCRFAPRCPQAMDSCLTENPQLLPVAAGHTCRCWLYGKGGEAGDARHIVGS, from the coding sequence ATGACAACGAAAAAATTATTGGAAGTACATGATCTTAAAATCGCATTCCGCGGTCAGGATACAACTGTTACAGCAGTCACCGGCGTCTCCTTTCATGTTAACGAAGGGGAAACTCTGGGTATTGTTGGGGAATCCGGCTGTGGCAAGTCGGTTACTTCGCTGTCGGTAATGCGGCTGTTGCCCGAGACGACGGCGCGTATCGACGGCAGAATTGAATTTGACGGGCAGGACCTGCTCAAGTTGCCGGAGGCTGATATACAGGATATTCGTGGCAACCGGATTTCGATGATTTTTCAGGAACCCATGACATCACTCAACCCGGTGTATACTATCGGTAAGCAGATTGATGAAGCCATTTTGTTGCATCGTAAGATGAGTGGTAAAGAGGCGCGGGCATTAACGCTGGAAATGTTGAAAAAGGTTGGTATTCCCCGCGCCGAAGACATTGCCAAAGAGTATCCCTATCAATTGTCCGGGGGTATGCGGCAACGGGTGATGATTGCCATGGCGCTTGCTTGCCATCCCCGATTGTTAATTGCCGACGAACCGACTACTGCTCTTGATGTTACCATTCAGGCCCAGATTCTGGATTTGATGCGTCATCTACGGCGAGATACCGGTGCATCGATCATACTGATAACCCACGATCTGGGAGTGGTGGCTGAAATGTGTGAGCGGGTGCTGGTTATGTACGCCGGGCAAATCGTCGAGGAGGCTGATGTAGTCAGTTTGTTTACCCAGCCAAAACATCCTTATACCAGAGGACTCATGCAATCCATCCCGCAACTGAATAAGAAAGTATCCCGCTTGATCCCCATTCCCGGTCAAGTGCCGCCGCTGTCCAATATGCCGCCAGGGTGCCGGTTTGCTCCCCGTTGCCCGCAGGCTATGGATTCATGTTTGACCGAAAATCCCCAGTTGTTACCGGTGGCAGCGGGCCATACCTGCCGTTGCTGGTTGTACGGGAAAGGAGGAGAAGCGGGTGACGCAAGACACATTGTTGGAAGTTAA
- the gsiD_1 gene encoding Glutathione transport system permease protein GsiD, translating into MSQSVTPVRTNQCALIRATANSPVHQFLRRFFRQKLAIAASAVLVALFLLTIIGPAISPYDPVKPDYNSLLQPPSARNLLGTDEFGRDILSRIIYGTRISITVSLSSVFIGSVIGTVVGLTAGYYGGSYDSFVMRTCDIMFAFPGILQAIAIIAILGPGLHNVIVAVAIYTVPQFIRIIRGSTLALKNMMYIEAARAVGIPDRLIIWKHIFPGTFSIALVYFTMRIGTAILIAASLSFLGLGAQPPLPEWGAMLSSGREYLMSAPHVALFPGLAILITCLAFNLFGDGLRDALDRKIVD; encoded by the coding sequence ATGTCGCAATCTGTTACTCCCGTGCGTACAAATCAATGTGCGCTTATTCGGGCGACGGCCAATTCACCTGTCCACCAGTTCCTGCGCCGCTTTTTCCGCCAAAAGTTGGCTATTGCGGCCTCTGCCGTTCTTGTGGCGTTGTTCCTGCTGACCATCATTGGGCCGGCAATTTCGCCCTATGATCCGGTCAAACCGGACTATAACTCCTTATTACAGCCGCCGTCAGCCAGGAATTTGCTGGGTACGGATGAATTCGGCAGAGATATTTTGAGCCGGATTATCTACGGGACGCGCATTTCCATAACGGTAAGTTTGAGTTCGGTTTTCATCGGTTCGGTGATCGGGACTGTCGTTGGTCTTACCGCCGGTTACTATGGCGGAAGCTACGACTCGTTCGTTATGCGGACTTGTGATATTATGTTTGCCTTTCCCGGGATCTTGCAGGCAATTGCCATTATTGCCATCCTGGGACCTGGGCTACATAACGTAATAGTGGCGGTGGCTATATACACCGTCCCTCAGTTTATCCGGATTATCCGCGGCAGTACGCTGGCCCTGAAAAACATGATGTATATTGAAGCCGCCAGAGCGGTGGGTATTCCTGACCGGTTGATTATTTGGAAACATATCTTTCCCGGTACATTTTCCATTGCCTTAGTGTACTTTACCATGCGGATTGGTACAGCCATTTTGATTGCCGCATCGTTGTCCTTCCTGGGATTAGGCGCGCAGCCGCCGCTGCCTGAGTGGGGCGCCATGCTGAGTTCGGGTCGGGAATACTTGATGTCGGCTCCCCATGTGGCCCTTTTTCCCGGCTTGGCCATTTTGATCACATGCCTGGCGTTTAACCTGTTTGGTGATGGGTTGCGGGACGCGTTGGACCGGAAGATTGTGGACTGA
- the gsiC_2 gene encoding Glutathione transport system permease protein GsiC: protein MLIYIARRLAAMVPILLVVSVVIFMFLHMIPGDPARIVAGPEASAQDVENTRAMLGLDRPIYEQYWRFLSGAVQGDLGRSFRTREPVMDMIADRIMPTLELSFVSMVWAIVAGMFFGVVAATKRGKWQDQLTMFGATTGISMPSFWLGLMLIELFAVQLGWLPSGGNDSIEHYILPAITLGSQVAAIIARFTRSSLLETLGEDYVRTARAKGAKEMRVIWLHALRNALLPVVTMTGLQFGFLLGGSVVVEAVFSWPGMGNMLITSVSMRDYPVIQAEMLLFAIQFMLINLLVDVLYAVLNPQIRLDS from the coding sequence GTGCTGATCTATATTGCCCGGCGTTTAGCCGCGATGGTCCCCATTTTGCTGGTCGTATCGGTGGTTATCTTTATGTTTTTACATATGATTCCGGGGGACCCGGCACGGATTGTCGCCGGCCCCGAAGCATCAGCGCAAGATGTTGAGAATACCCGGGCCATGCTCGGTCTGGACCGTCCTATATACGAACAATACTGGCGGTTTCTGTCAGGTGCGGTGCAGGGGGACTTGGGACGTTCTTTCCGGACGCGGGAGCCTGTTATGGATATGATTGCCGACCGGATCATGCCAACGTTGGAACTTAGTTTTGTCAGTATGGTCTGGGCTATTGTCGCCGGTATGTTTTTCGGGGTGGTGGCGGCCACCAAACGGGGAAAATGGCAGGACCAGCTTACTATGTTTGGTGCGACTACAGGTATTTCCATGCCGTCTTTTTGGCTGGGCCTGATGCTGATTGAATTATTTGCCGTGCAGTTAGGCTGGCTTCCGTCAGGAGGCAACGACTCTATTGAACATTACATCCTGCCTGCTATTACCCTGGGTTCCCAGGTGGCCGCGATTATTGCCCGGTTTACCCGCTCCAGCCTGCTGGAAACATTGGGCGAAGATTATGTGCGTACTGCGCGGGCTAAAGGTGCCAAAGAGATGCGCGTTATCTGGCTGCACGCTTTGCGCAACGCGCTGTTGCCTGTGGTTACTATGACCGGTTTGCAGTTCGGTTTTTTGCTTGGCGGCTCGGTGGTAGTAGAAGCGGTGTTTTCCTGGCCGGGGATGGGCAATATGTTAATTACATCAGTCAGCATGCGGGATTATCCGGTCATTCAAGCCGAGATGCTGTTATTTGCTATTCAATTTATGTTGATCAATCTGCTGGTGGACGTGCTCTATGCTGTCTTGAATCCGCAGATCCGGTTAGATAGCTAA
- the gsiB gene encoding Glutathione-binding protein GsiB, which yields MKPSKVFSLLLIGMLSLSLVLAGCSKSNQTAGEKKPSELVVAQAANPTTMDPHDTQDTLAYGIQKTMYEGLLGFDKDMKVVPVLAEALPELAKDAKSLTFKLKKGIKFQDGTDFNADAVKANIDRLKDPANKLKRASLFAAVDHVEIIDPYTVKIVLNKPFAPIVQAFAHPAGMMISPKAIKEYGKDLNRHPVGTGPFQFVEWKDGQYVTVKKFDGYWDKANAAKVEKITFKPVPEAASRVAMLKTGEAQFIYPLPSEQVESVKGDSNIVVDKAQSIIERYVVFNVTQKPFNDKRVRQALNYAVDKDALTKVVYKGLASPPESAIAPKVWGFQKQQMYAYDVEKAKKLLAEAGLPNGFEVTLWTPNDTERAKIAEFIQQQWQAVGVKTTIQQMEFVTLTNLLSVKPEESKLQAAVSGWSPSTGEADWGIRPLLTQSMFPTAGFNSGFYVNDQLEKYIMTGLESADEKERLNAYADAQKVIVEDAPWVFLTVPDNLAGKRKNLSGVYVLPDAALDVRGATFQ from the coding sequence ATGAAACCATCGAAAGTTTTTAGTCTGCTATTAATCGGTATGCTATCCCTCAGTCTGGTACTGGCAGGTTGCTCAAAGTCTAACCAGACAGCCGGTGAGAAAAAGCCGAGTGAGCTGGTTGTGGCGCAGGCAGCCAATCCGACTACTATGGACCCGCATGATACTCAAGACACATTGGCGTACGGGATTCAGAAAACGATGTACGAAGGTCTGCTTGGCTTTGATAAGGACATGAAAGTTGTACCGGTGCTGGCTGAAGCCTTGCCGGAACTGGCCAAGGACGCCAAGAGCCTTACCTTCAAACTGAAAAAAGGCATCAAATTCCAAGACGGGACAGATTTTAATGCCGACGCCGTAAAAGCCAACATTGACCGTTTAAAAGATCCTGCGAATAAACTGAAACGGGCATCTTTGTTTGCCGCTGTTGATCATGTGGAAATTATTGATCCGTATACTGTCAAGATTGTGCTTAATAAGCCGTTTGCCCCTATTGTTCAAGCTTTCGCCCATCCTGCAGGCATGATGATTTCTCCGAAAGCCATCAAGGAGTATGGCAAGGATCTGAATCGTCATCCGGTCGGCACCGGCCCGTTCCAGTTTGTCGAGTGGAAAGACGGGCAATATGTAACAGTCAAGAAGTTTGACGGTTACTGGGATAAAGCCAACGCAGCCAAAGTGGAAAAAATCACCTTCAAGCCTGTGCCTGAAGCTGCTTCCCGGGTAGCCATGCTGAAGACAGGCGAAGCGCAGTTTATCTACCCGCTGCCCTCGGAACAAGTGGAAAGCGTGAAAGGCGACAGCAATATTGTTGTTGACAAGGCCCAATCGATCATCGAACGTTATGTTGTTTTTAATGTAACCCAAAAGCCGTTTAATGACAAGCGCGTCCGGCAGGCATTGAACTATGCCGTGGATAAAGACGCATTGACTAAAGTCGTGTACAAAGGGCTTGCATCTCCGCCTGAATCAGCCATTGCACCTAAAGTATGGGGCTTCCAAAAACAGCAAATGTATGCTTATGACGTAGAAAAAGCCAAAAAGCTGCTGGCTGAGGCCGGACTGCCCAATGGTTTTGAGGTTACTCTCTGGACCCCGAATGATACTGAACGGGCAAAGATTGCCGAGTTTATTCAGCAACAGTGGCAAGCTGTTGGTGTTAAAACAACAATTCAACAAATGGAATTTGTTACGTTGACTAACCTGTTGTCAGTCAAGCCGGAAGAAAGCAAATTGCAGGCAGCAGTCAGTGGCTGGTCGCCGTCAACCGGTGAAGCCGACTGGGGGATTCGTCCGTTGCTGACCCAAAGTATGTTCCCGACCGCCGGCTTTAATAGTGGTTTTTATGTCAATGATCAACTGGAAAAATATATTATGACCGGTCTGGAGTCAGCGGATGAGAAAGAACGTCTCAATGCCTATGCAGATGCCCAGAAGGTAATTGTTGAAGATGCACCATGGGTGTTCCTGACTGTGCCGGACAATTTGGCAGGCAAGCGCAAAAATCTTTCCGGCGTTTATGTGCTTCCGGACGCCGCGCTTGACGTTAGGGGCGCAACGTTCCAATAA